cgcaatttacggaacgggcagcccattgtagaaatgcctattcttgtccgtattctTGGGAGCGCGCACAgaccggtgctttttcctatagtgcgcaAGGCTAACCACCGCTGGTGGATTGCAAGGTCTTcggaaccatggaaacaagcagtgtataatgtgatggaaaaatgaatccagccagcaaaggaggcaatatggacaatcgctatacattagtaagtgccttgtataaactttatctacatggtaaatgccatgtgctgaagtgacaacccctttaagggccctcTCACACTAGCgctcaatgttttttttatttttttttattttttttttcatggcatTTTTTTAATCTAGTGTTTaccccttaggctaggtctacacgacgacatttgtcgtgcgacattttgttgcaccaatgtcgcgtgacaatttttataatggcagtctatggtgtcgcactgcaacatgcgacatgctgcgactgcgacgcaacagtcgcagaaaatccattcaagatggatttttctgcgactgtcgcgtcgcagtcgcaacatgtcgcatgttgcagtgcgacaccatagactgccattataaaaattgtcgcgcgacattagtgcaacaaaatgttgcgcgacaactgttgcgccctatcgcgcgacaaatgtcgtcgtgtagacctagccttaagaaCCAATAGCATGTACAGCACTGGTCACAAGGCAATGTATGGAGTGAGCTGTGAATGCTCTGTACACGGCTGATGCCGGCAGACACCTGCCTGCAGAGGCCGAAATCAGCCTGATCCTGGACCTTTAACACCTCAGTTGCCGTGGTCAATATAGCAAAACGAATATATACTAAGTATGTAGCGTAACCGAATATAAATCTATACTACTTTGTACTGCATACTGGCCGAGGCTTGGTCGCTGTATTCTCGTAATGTTTCTTTTAccttttattgctcctatctcccgttctgtgctgtggtcacatgaccgtgtccatACAGCTTGCTTTGTGATggtatgtccatgggcggggcagtgataagggagtgtctGTGACTAGCgcagtgggaggagctataaaccagctggaTGTTGTTAGGGGTGGTGCTGGAGCTGAGACGAGGAagcagaagtgcatcatgggattGGTTGGATACAGAAACAGGAAGTGCGACATACAGGAGGGAAACCAGGGAGTTCACACGtctgttatttccatcagttattgtgagccaaaaccagtagcgaACCCTACTCAGAGATTAGGGAAATATTTCCTCCTGGTTTTTTACGCACCCCTGGGATGGAAATAAcagaccgtggtgtgttttgcggtctgcagatccgcaaaacacggatggcgtccgtgcgctttccgcaatttgcggaaggaCACGGACAGccttttaatataaatgcctattcttgtccgcaaagcgcgcacaagaattggacatgttatatattttttttgcggggccgcggaacggagcaacggatgcggacagcacacggagtgctgtctgcatcttttgcagccccattgaagtgaatggttccgcatctgagccgccaaaactgcgtcttgtatgcggaccaaaacaacggacgtgtgcatgaggccttacatggtAAAAAAATGGGTCAGAAGAGTccaaattggtaaaaaaataatcatgggGAAGATGTAGATGTGCTAAGCAGATAAATGAGCATGTCTGGtaaacccagaaaacccctttaagtgttaatTTCTACTAACCTTCATGTGTAAGCATGTCTCGTCGATCAGCTGACAAATGTAATGCTCCCTGGGAAAAAGGATATCTACAAGTGTTTAAAGGGGCCCTCCACATTGTACCTAAATTTCAGTAATGGCATAAGAAGCTGCTGCATCGCCTCTGGActtgccttaggccccttgcagacgagcgtatcCGGATGcgtccgggtgcattgcggcaaacccgcgtgagtaggaacgcaattgccgttgcgttccgttgttcagttatCATCGCATGGGTGCAATATgttttgcacacacgtgataaaaaactgaatgtggtacccagtttgggttcaaggttgtgtagattgtattattttccctttataactagggctgtggagtcggtagataaatactccgactcctcagttttttgtacttccgactccgactcctctgtatttaatatgcaaatgtattttatacattccttgaaggaaagaaagaagttcttctaagctcttctagcacagagaggtagttgggcagaagctgctgccttctcctttgtgtgctgatcttctgctgaagacagggcagtgggaggatccaagaagggacatttattttaaaacatgatttccctagaagaatcccatagtcatgtttaaagtttaagataacattctgagtttacacgttttatagccttagctgaatgacagcagtttttccaatggtttacagcagggatgtcaaactcgtggccctccagctgttgcaaaactacaactcccatcatgcctgggcatactacagctatcagggaatgataggagttgtagttttgcaacatctggagggccatgagtttgacatccatggtttacagcttcagtcttgaactattgaccctccattcccttcacttatacaagtgtctctagtcctgcaaaacacatatttacttaatcccttatcagtgagaggctaggtaaaccatgggcattgtgttccctgtaacatcagaacacaacacaatggaaagtatatgtattgccactcctaattgtgcattgcgtgccatatagtgaagcatatgaaaagcatgcttcttcacatcactgaacgcgtttgttttgcggttacgtgaggcactgcatgcattggcctttattcttacagtagagaagtcattaattataactgtttatgaattcggacatttaaacttgcttttttatttttttattccaatttaaatttagtaggagtcggagtcggttcattttttgccgactccgactccaggtacccaaaattgactccgactcctcgactccaactccacagccctgcttataacatggttataaggcaaaataatagaattctgaatacagaatgcatagtacaatagcgctgaaggggttaaaaaaataaaataaaaaattgaactctccttaatccacttgttcgcgcagccggcatctcttctgtcttgttctgtgaggaataggacctttgatgatgtcactgcgctcatcacatggtcactcacatgatccatcaccatgtccAGAACAGAGGGTCACACTCGCACGTAGCATGATAACCAGACTGCACATGCTCgtctgaaagagccctaagaaaagGCTTCCATCTTGCCCCCCTACcccacagcccagacatgtaaagaatacgggagattgttgtcacatgcagGGTGCAGCCAGTACTTTCCAGAAATGTCTGCAGCTCCTTTCCACATTTCTGCTGTACGTGTACTGCGGAAGTCTAGCCTTCAAAAAGGATGCCCGCTCGGTGCCATAGccaccgggtttctgctgttgTAAACAGAAAAGACTGGGGGCTAATTTCTGTGATTGAAGATAATGCCGATCGCAGACGTTTAAtctttcagatgctgtggtcaaatgtgacccagctggcgttttggctttccgtttgtgagatctgttcaggtttctcacaagcggtccaaaatggatcagtttgctttctgaatggaaaaggatccgctcagaatgcatcagttcagtcaccattccgctttggttttggtgtccgtctgatgaaactgagccaaacggatccgtcctgacacacaatgtaagtcaatgagcaCGGAcccacacaatagaaaactgattcgtcctccattgaccttaaatggtgttcaagacggatccgtcttgactatgttacagataatacaaacagatcctttctgaacggatgcagacggttgtattatctgaacggatccgtccatgactgatccgcccaaaacgtgagtgtgaaggtagcctaaggctactttcacattagcgttcggggctccgcttgtgagttccgtttgaaggctctcacaagcggccccgaacgcatccgtacagctccaatgcattctgagtggatgcggatccgctcagaatgcctcagtctggcaccgtttggcctccgctcagcaggcggacacctgaacgcagcttgctgcgttcgggtgtccgcctggccgtgcggaggcaaacggatccgtccagacttacaatggaagtcaatgggggcggatccgttcaaaggtgacacaatatggtgcatttttcaaacggatccgccacccattgactttcaatgtaaagtctggacggatccgtctgaagctactttcacacttagaattttttctacaatataatgcagacggatcagttctgaacggatcccatagtctgcattatatgagcgtatccgctctgaacgcaagtgtgaaagtagcctaaggcgttCAAGTAAAGTAAAAGGCCAGAGCCTGTACAAAGCTTCCAGGCCGTTACTGGTATATTCCAATGCTGACCAATGGATACAAACCCATTACAGAATACAAATGGCAGTCTAATGATTGAATGTTATAGTGTTGCAtgcttaaaaaagttttttttaaatgtatgtatttattttatgtacttatatagcgctgctctATTCCGCagaactttacagacattagcatcatctgctgtccccagtggggctcacagtcTAAGGTCCCTATTagtctgtctttggagtgtgggaggaaaccggagaacccggaggaaacccaggcaaacacggggagaacatacaaactccatgtagatgttgtccttggttggatttgaacttAGGACCtcagctaaccactgagccaccatgctatagtataataaaaaataaatatatatatatcgtataCACACCTCTCCTGAAATAGAATACCAACCACCCCCACCCCTTACAGTCACGTGCAGTGCAGCTTATTTACAGTTATATGCCGCCACTATCTGCTCAGTTTTGAGCTGTGACCGGTgagaccagtggcgtagctataggggtcgcagcggtcgcaattgcgaccgggcccctaagtaaGGGGGGCCCATAGGGCCCCCCAGGAGAGATGGAGTAAAGCAGGCCCCGCAAGTGGTTTTGTATTACGTGCGGCGGGCCCTCCTTATATTTTGATTGGCTGCGCTGCGCTTACTTGTCAGCGCAAGACCCGTGACCTCCgcggcgggtctcgcgggatcacagcAGCCAGGAATGACTAGCCTGCCGGCCGCATCAGCCCTCAAGTGAGGAGAGCGGCAGCGGAACAAACAAGAGTaggtagacttttttttttaaatgtaaaaaatggcaCACACCTGCGTCCAGCTTTATACGGAGGGGGGACATGAATTATGATCAGTGGTGCCGTGAGGCAGTGTGTCTGCTGGTGGATATGCACAGGGACTGAGTTTTCTAGAGTTTGTGTTTCTTCACCAGTGGGTTGTTCTTTTGgctttttgtgaatttttgtaCAGTATTGTTGGCAGATGCCGGCTTTCACTTTGTGTGAGATGATGTAGAGCTAGGGTGCGGTCGGTTTATATGTGTGAAAGTCTGGTGACAAGTACTGGTATTTTCACACAGCGTTGTGGTGTAGAATATGCTAAATCCACCAACAAAACACGTCCTATAGATCTCGGTGACAGTCAGGAGCCTTTCATATGGACACCATTTCCTGTGAGGATCTGAATTCTGCATCATGTAAAAAAGTAACACCTATTTCATGTGGAAACCACGGTGGACGGCCTGCTCCACTGAATGGATGCCAACTTCCAATTCGCCACAGACGTCCAATTTGTGGATTTCACATGGGCATATTTCAGGCAACAGTCATTTTGCACGTTCTACGTTTGTCAGGCAAAAAAATAACCTCTCCTAATGTTGTGCTTTTAATATACAGTAAAGTATAGTCCTGGTGCTTCTGTGATGTAAAGTATTCAAGCTGGGGAAAGAGACTGCTCTACATGGGCACATTTATTAGtggcggtcttaataagcccaCCGAAATTATGTCACTCTGACAGAGGAGCATAGCCGTCTATGGTACATCCCCATTCACCATAATGGGAATAATTGGGTTTTCAACATGAATTCCGTCTCTCTGCTGGAAAAATACTGCTTCATGTATTCATATTGAAAGCCCAATGGATGTGGTGAATGTGGATGTACCATTGACGGCTATGCTCCTCTGTCAGAAAAGACTGCTGGAAAAGCTTAGTGTAGATGTGGACGTAGCCTACCGTAACAATTTCAGGGCATCAGATATCGCATATCCGCACATGTgcctaaatacttttttttttttcttaaagggggtgtccagtTCATGTACTCTATTGGTGAATTCTAAGTTAGTAGAGGGGGTCCTTTGTGGAGATattggaggtgggctactttttcgtggttCATCCTGTTGTTTTCCCACTTCCATTTCAATGCTACTTCGTTCCCCCCTTCTCTCTACGTTTTGTCCTGGCATGTTGAGCTCTGCCTCCGCCAAATGTCAGAGGTTTGTTCGGTCACTTCTCTTCTTTGCTGCGGGCGGTTTCTTTCTGCTGTGATGATCTCTGTCACACAGTATCATGTTGCAGCGTGATCTCAAGAGAACTAGGACTTCTCACGAGACCACGCTGCATCATAGCTTCCTATGGGACTGCGTCTCACTTGGATGATAGTGAGACAATGATGACGCAGAAAGGAACCCAACAGCCGCTATCGCCGCTGTCCCATCAGAAGCTATAATGCGGCATGGTCTCGAGGAAAGTCCTAGTTCTCACAAGAGCATGATGCTGTATGACTGAGATCGTCACGGCGGTCCCCTCACAAAACATTTTCAAAGCAAAAAACTTCAAcatcaaatctttttttaaagGCCCAGTCAGTATGAAGTGAGTCCTAGGCAGCTATGTTCTATGAAATACGTGGACTTGCCTCATTGATATTTTTCTTTCGTCTTCTCTCTCCAGAAATGAATCATGAACCTAACTTGATACTACTGTACTACAGCATCACATCACATGCTCAAGAGAAGTAACTTTTAAGGCGCTGTTTGGAACGCAGAAGACCTTACCGACAGGTGGATTGACACTTGAAGTTTCTAACAAACTCTATAGCACTATGGCAAGTAAACGGAAAACAAAAACTCCTTGCATGGTCCTTGCAAGCGAGCACGATACCGATCTAGGAGTCAACTCTGATGGAGAGGAAAGTCCACCTTTGCCTACTCCTGCGGAGCAACCCGTGCCAGAGAGCGCAGTGCCTGAGAGCATATCAAGCGAAGACGATGCACTAGAACCCAATGATTCTGACAATCAGCAGAATAAAGCTGTAGAAGGTGGTTACGAATGTAAATACTGTTCATTTCAGACAACTGACTTAAATATGTTTACCTTTCATGTGGATTCTGAGCATCCCAACGTTGTATTAAATTCTTCCTATTTCTGTGTGGAGTGTAATTTTCTCACGAAACGTTACGATTCACTTTCTGAGCACAACACAAAGTATCATCCCGGAGAGGAGAACTTTAAGTTGACTATGGTTAAGCGCAATAATCAGTCAATATTTGAACAGACCGTTAATGATCTAACATTCGATGGGAGCTTCGTCCAAGAAGAAAACCAGGAACAATCAGAGTCAAACTCATCTGCGATATCCATCAGTAAAACCCCAATAATGAAAATAATGAAGGATAAGTCAGAGAAGAAACGAATCAGTGTACAGCAAAATTCCTCCGAAGATGGCACGGAAGAAAACGACTTGATAACAGAGAATGAGCCTAAGCCAAAATCACAGGATACCAGAGAGTCAAAGCCAACTGTGGTCGCTCCTGAGCCTGTGAAAACTAGCGTTACGATTGTGACAAGTGCCCAAGAATTACCAAGTACTGTTCTTACTCCTGCGAATGTTCTTCAACCAGGAGTGGCACAAATGATTACGACTGTACAGACGCAGCAAAACATCCTCTCGAAAGTCCTTATCCCCATCAATAGCATTCCTACATACAATGCTGCATTAGACAGCAACCCTCTTTTGCTGAGTAACTACAATAAGTTTCCATACCCAACAGTTTCTGAGATCACCCTTCTCGCTTCACAATCTAAATGCACAGAAGAACAAATAAAAATCTGGTTTTCTGCACAACGACTAAAGCATGGTGTTAGCTGGACACCCGAAGAAGTAGAGGACGCTCGGCGAAAGCAATTTAATGGCACTGTACACACGGTCCCACAGACAATAACTGTTTTCCCAGCTCAGATTTCTTCCGCTGCCAATGGCTTGCCTTCCATTTTACAGACGTGCCAAATAGTTGGCCAGCCTAGCCTCGTACTTGCGCAAGTTGGAGGAACGGGCACAATACCAGTGACAACACCAATAACATTGACAGTGGCTGGTGTCCCAACTAACGCCCAACTCCACGCAAGCCACCTTCACCAAATGCAAGCAGTGTCTGAAACAAAGAGGGTTGCTGCCATTCCCAGTGCGCAGCTACCCAAGCAGGAGCCTACCATGATAACAGATCTGTTTGGTATGCGCTCCAAGAAAACGAAAGAGCAGTTGACAGCCCTCAAAATTAGCTATCTAAAGAACCCGTTTCCAAATAATAGCGAAATTGACCGTTTAATACGTTTCACAGGATTGACTAAAGGTGAAATCAAGAAATGGTTTAGCGATACAAGATACAACCAAAGAAATTCTAAGGGGAGCCATGGCATCCATTTCCCAAGTGATCCTAGTGGAACTATAATTATTGATTCTAGCGATGAAACCACTGAATCCCCGACTCCACCGGTAGTCTTGACTTCACATCGTAGGCAAAACTGGAACGCCTTCCCAGATTTCACCCCACAGAGATTCAAAGAAAAGACAGTGGAACAGCTACAGATTCTTGAGGAAAGCTTCCTTCGAAACGACGTACCTACAGATGAGGAATTGAACCGGTTAAGGGTTCTTAGCAAACTGACAAGACGAGAAATCGACGCTTGGTTCGCAGAAAGGAGGAGGACAGGTGGCATAAAGGATGAACCTGTACTTTTTGATGAGGAGGAAGGAATTAAAGAAGAAATGGACCCTGAAAATGCTTATGTAAAAGCTGGGGCAGCTCTTGCTAGTAAACTAGGGAAAAAGACCCCAGAGCAGCTGCTTATGCTTAAGACATTCTTTGTTCGTAACCAGTGGCCTACAGGAGACGACTACGATAAGCTGTCGGAGGAGACTGGTCTTGCAAGAAGTGATGTTGTTGGGTGGTTTGGAGACACCAGGTATGCTGTTAAAAATCATCATTTGAAGTGGTTCTACCGATATCAAGTAAACGGCAGCCTCTCCCCTAATGCTGTTAATGGACAGGGCTTTGTACGCAAGAGAGGGCGAGGCAGGCCTAGGGGTAGAGGAAGAGGGAGACCCAGAGGGCGCCCTAAAGGATCCCGAAGAGCAAATAGCTGGGAAAGGGCGCCAGCTCCAGTAAAACACAAGACTGGAAAAGCGGTACTTAAAGACTACTACTTAATGCACAAATTTCTTAATGAGGAAGACTTGGATGAATTGGTTACAAAATCTCAGCTGGGTTATGAGCAGGTGAGGGAATGGTTTGCAGAACGCCTTCAAAGAGAGGATGCTGGTTTGGATCCATTTGAAATTGAGGAGGAAGATGATCTTCTGGATGATCCGGATGAGGAGGAAGAAATTGACACTGATGAGAGTGATAACTGGGAACCACCGAAACATCTTAAACGGAGACTTTCAAAAATGGAAGACTGAAATGTAAGTAAAGTGTGATTGTCAACAGCAGCTGTGCACTTTGTATTATTGcttgtaaattatatatatatattttttttttttttcaaacattaaATTTTTTCCCATAATATGTGGACTATGTTAGTGtagcatttttattttctaaaattTGTGTGGCCCCCAGCCATCTGGCCACAGACATGCTGAGAGAAGAGTGGCATGTAGTGCTGGAGCAGAGGCAGACAAGTAATAATGGTGCACTGTGTGGCCCTCTCTGGGACCCACCTAAATTGGCAGTATGAGGGTCTTGTGATCCCTGTGTAGATGAAGTGGAGACGTGGCAATGCACGCATGAGGTTGTCTTTATTGTAGGACTTGGGATTCACTACTTTGGAGAGACGCACTTTCTGGAATGCAAACTGGGGGGAAGGGAACCCCATTCTCCCAGCAGGTGCAAGTACTGGGGTTGGTAGTCATTTATATCTTAGATACGCAGGCCTACATATATACGTCAGGAAGTTCCAGTGACGTAAATGACTGCCGACCCAGATAACCCTGAATGTTCGAAAACTGACCAGAAGGAGTGGGTCAATAGAGTACAGAAAACACTTTTTTATAGTACCGAGGTAATccaaaaataacataattttattagaaaatcacaacAAGACATGATTGACACAAATCACAAGAAGACattgaacacaggtcacaatacatgaacgtattaaaaaccaagaggaccgatggtgaacTGCTGGTATATATTAATAAAGTGCACGTGCAATAATCTTGATTGGTCATCAGTACACAGGTGTATTACACCTAACCACTATGGCTCCAAACTACATAATACAACCCATATGCATATATAGTACAACAGATACCAAAATTTGGGGGTGGAGATACACACCACAAAGGCTAACTGAGGCAATATGGTGACTAGAATT
This sequence is a window from Bufo gargarizans isolate SCDJY-AF-19 chromosome 5, ASM1485885v1, whole genome shotgun sequence. Protein-coding genes within it:
- the ZHX1 gene encoding zinc fingers and homeoboxes protein 1, which codes for MASKRKTKTPCMVLASEHDTDLGVNSDGEESPPLPTPAEQPVPESAVPESISSEDDALEPNDSDNQQNKAVEGGYECKYCSFQTTDLNMFTFHVDSEHPNVVLNSSYFCVECNFLTKRYDSLSEHNTKYHPGEENFKLTMVKRNNQSIFEQTVNDLTFDGSFVQEENQEQSESNSSAISISKTPIMKIMKDKSEKKRISVQQNSSEDGTEENDLITENEPKPKSQDTRESKPTVVAPEPVKTSVTIVTSAQELPSTVLTPANVLQPGVAQMITTVQTQQNILSKVLIPINSIPTYNAALDSNPLLLSNYNKFPYPTVSEITLLASQSKCTEEQIKIWFSAQRLKHGVSWTPEEVEDARRKQFNGTVHTVPQTITVFPAQISSAANGLPSILQTCQIVGQPSLVLAQVGGTGTIPVTTPITLTVAGVPTNAQLHASHLHQMQAVSETKRVAAIPSAQLPKQEPTMITDLFGMRSKKTKEQLTALKISYLKNPFPNNSEIDRLIRFTGLTKGEIKKWFSDTRYNQRNSKGSHGIHFPSDPSGTIIIDSSDETTESPTPPVVLTSHRRQNWNAFPDFTPQRFKEKTVEQLQILEESFLRNDVPTDEELNRLRVLSKLTRREIDAWFAERRRTGGIKDEPVLFDEEEGIKEEMDPENAYVKAGAALASKLGKKTPEQLLMLKTFFVRNQWPTGDDYDKLSEETGLARSDVVGWFGDTRYAVKNHHLKWFYRYQVNGSLSPNAVNGQGFVRKRGRGRPRGRGRGRPRGRPKGSRRANSWERAPAPVKHKTGKAVLKDYYLMHKFLNEEDLDELVTKSQLGYEQVREWFAERLQREDAGLDPFEIEEEDDLLDDPDEEEEIDTDESDNWEPPKHLKRRLSKMED